A window from Triticum aestivum cultivar Chinese Spring chromosome 6D, IWGSC CS RefSeq v2.1, whole genome shotgun sequence encodes these proteins:
- the LOC123143505 gene encoding reticulon-like protein B23, translating to MGAGGSWRWAVGAVCGGLVYYHCAVRRASAVSLAADVLLVLLCSLSILGLLFRHLHISVPVDPLEWQISQEMANSIVASLANTIGAAESVLRVAATGHDKKLLFKVVLTLYFLAALGRVVSGAAIAYAALCIFSLYMFAQSTDQFDQLPWVPLGRDSLGGAQDTT from the exons ATGGGGGCGGGGGGATCCTGGCGCTGGGCCGTGGGCGCGGTCTGCGGCGGGCTGGTCTACTACCACTGCGCGGTGCGGCGGGCGAGCGCGGTGTCCCTCGCCGCCGAcgtgctcctcgtcctcctctgctccctctccatCCTCGGCCTCCTCTTCCGCCACCTGCACATCTC GGTGCCTGTGGATCCTCTTGAGTGGCAGATTTCTCAAGAGATGGCAAATAGTATAGTTGCGTCCTTGGCTAACACAATTGGAGCTGCGGAGTCTGTATTGAGGGTGGCTGCAACTGGACATGACAAGAAACTCTTGTTCAAG GTGGTTCTTACTCTGTATTTCCTAGCAGCTTTGGGAAGGGTCGTCTCAGGCGCTGCTATTGCCTATGCTG CTCTGTGCATCTTCTCCCTCTACATGTTCGCGCAAAGCACCGACCAGTTTGATCAGCTCCCTTGGGTTCCTTTAGGAAGAGACTCGCTGGGCGGCGCCCAGGATACCACATGA